A stretch of Streptomyces vietnamensis DNA encodes these proteins:
- a CDS encoding cold-shock protein has protein sequence MEGRSIGFVQSFNRLGGYGFVVPVGSEEQVYFSAEDIEGKGRTVSEGQQVSFVLVLGEGRFEAKELRF, from the coding sequence GTGGAAGGCAGAAGCATCGGGTTCGTGCAGTCCTTCAACCGTCTCGGCGGGTACGGCTTCGTCGTCCCCGTGGGCTCCGAGGAGCAGGTGTACTTCAGCGCCGAGGACATCGAGGGCAAGGGGCGGACGGTCTCCGAGGGGCAGCAGGTCTCCTTCGTCCTGGTCCTCGGCGAGGGCCGCTTCGAGGCCAAGGAGCTGCGCTTCTGA
- a CDS encoding ABC transporter substrate-binding protein, whose product MPLAHPVRSAVPALAGVLLLTAAVTGCGPSGASAKDAPERGYPVTLADDCGRPVRVDRAPRRAVALDQGAAEIMLSLGLADRMVGTATWTDPVLKGLEKENAKVPRLADRYPSFEKVLDAEPDFAAASFAYTLGKGGVAPRERFEQLGVPTYLSPSDCVGKDNSGDGDGVRTRPLTMETVYGEIRDLARVFAVPERGEKLVAGLKARVAKATAAADFTDATVLYWYSDAKSPYMAGCCGAPGIVTNALGAKNVFDDTREEWPQINWETVADRDPDVLVLGDLTRRAQSAESAAKKIEFLESDPVTRNMTAVKHKRYVLLSGQALNPTIRTVEGIEKVAAALRTYGLAK is encoded by the coding sequence GTGCCGCTCGCACACCCCGTCCGCTCCGCCGTGCCCGCCCTGGCCGGCGTCCTGCTCCTCACCGCGGCGGTGACCGGCTGCGGGCCCTCCGGAGCTTCGGCGAAGGACGCCCCGGAGCGCGGCTACCCCGTCACCCTCGCCGACGACTGCGGACGGCCGGTCCGCGTCGACCGCGCCCCGCGCCGGGCCGTCGCCCTCGACCAGGGGGCGGCGGAGATCATGCTCTCCCTCGGCCTCGCCGACCGCATGGTGGGCACCGCCACCTGGACGGACCCGGTGCTCAAGGGACTTGAGAAGGAGAACGCGAAGGTCCCGCGCCTCGCCGACCGCTACCCCTCCTTCGAGAAGGTCCTCGACGCCGAACCCGACTTCGCGGCCGCCTCGTTCGCGTACACCCTCGGCAAGGGCGGGGTGGCGCCCCGCGAGCGCTTCGAGCAGCTCGGCGTCCCCACGTACCTCTCGCCGAGCGACTGCGTCGGCAAGGACAACAGCGGCGACGGCGACGGCGTCCGCACCCGCCCCCTCACCATGGAGACGGTCTACGGCGAGATCCGCGACCTGGCCCGGGTGTTCGCGGTCCCCGAGCGGGGCGAGAAGCTCGTCGCCGGGCTCAAGGCCCGGGTGGCGAAGGCCACGGCGGCGGCCGACTTCACCGACGCCACCGTCCTCTACTGGTACTCCGACGCCAAATCGCCCTACATGGCGGGCTGTTGCGGAGCGCCGGGGATCGTCACGAACGCGCTCGGCGCGAAGAACGTCTTCGACGACACCCGCGAGGAATGGCCCCAGATCAACTGGGAGACCGTCGCCGACCGCGATCCCGACGTCCTCGTGCTCGGCGATCTGACCCGCCGCGCGCAGTCCGCCGAGAGCGCCGCCAAGAAGATCGAGTTCCTGGAGTCCGACCCCGTCACCCGGAACATGACGGCCGTGAAGCACAAGCGGTACGTCCTGCTCAGCGGCCAGGCGCTGAACCCCACGATCCGCACCGTCGAGGGCATCGAGAAGGTGGCGGCGGCGCTCCGCACGTACGGTCTCGCGAAGTGA
- a CDS encoding FecCD family ABC transporter permease, giving the protein MTIRPARPVRATALLWAAAGLVLLALSVAVAITIGPADIGVGEVGSVVAAHLGGGASELSPIRDGIVWDLRLPRTLLAAVCGAGLALCGAVMQSLLRNPLADPFVLGVSSGASTGAVAVVVLGVGGGLLSVTGGAFLGAVVSFALVLLLSHTLGGSTDRVVLAGVAAMQLFSALTSFVVMTAADAETTRGVLFWLLGSLAGAGWNDVWVCLAVLAVALLICGGHARTLDAFAFGEEAAASLGVAVARTRLVLLCVTALLTAALVSAAGAIGFVGLVLPHAARALAGPGHARLLPVTALAGAVFLVWADTLARTVLDPQEVPVGVVTSLIGVPAFVLVLYRTRSTR; this is encoded by the coding sequence CTGACAATCCGGCCGGCCCGGCCGGTACGCGCCACGGCGCTCCTGTGGGCGGCGGCCGGACTCGTCCTGCTCGCCCTGTCCGTGGCCGTGGCCATCACCATCGGCCCGGCCGACATCGGAGTCGGCGAGGTCGGATCCGTCGTCGCCGCGCACCTCGGCGGCGGCGCCTCGGAACTCTCGCCGATCCGCGACGGGATCGTCTGGGACCTGCGGCTGCCCCGTACCCTCCTCGCCGCCGTCTGCGGCGCCGGACTCGCCCTCTGCGGGGCGGTGATGCAGTCCCTCCTGCGCAACCCGCTCGCCGACCCCTTCGTCCTCGGCGTCTCCTCCGGCGCCTCGACCGGCGCGGTCGCCGTCGTCGTCCTCGGCGTCGGCGGCGGCCTCCTCTCCGTCACCGGCGGGGCGTTCCTGGGGGCGGTGGTCTCCTTCGCGCTCGTCCTGCTGCTCAGCCACACCCTCGGCGGCTCGACGGACCGGGTCGTGCTCGCGGGCGTCGCCGCGATGCAGCTCTTCTCCGCGCTCACCTCCTTCGTCGTGATGACCGCCGCCGACGCCGAGACCACCCGGGGCGTGCTCTTCTGGCTGCTCGGCTCGCTCGCCGGGGCCGGCTGGAACGATGTGTGGGTGTGCCTCGCCGTCCTCGCGGTGGCCCTGCTGATCTGCGGCGGGCACGCGCGGACCCTGGACGCCTTCGCCTTCGGCGAGGAGGCCGCCGCCTCGCTCGGCGTCGCCGTCGCGCGGACCCGGCTCGTCCTGCTGTGCGTCACCGCCCTCCTGACGGCCGCCCTGGTCTCCGCCGCCGGCGCGATCGGCTTCGTCGGCCTCGTCCTGCCGCACGCCGCCCGCGCCCTCGCCGGCCCCGGGCACGCCCGCCTGCTGCCGGTCACCGCCCTGGCCGGAGCGGTGTTCCTCGTCTGGGCCGACACGCTCGCCCGCACGGTCCTCGACCCGCAGGAGGTGCCGGTGGGAGTGGTGACCTCGCTGATCGGCGTACCGGCCTTCGTCCTCGTCCTGTACCGCACCAGGAGCACGCGATGA
- a CDS encoding ABC transporter ATP-binding protein — protein sequence MTETASADAGPRAERGAGLRAERVSRTAGGTLVLDGVSIALAPGTVTGLLGPNGSGKSTLLRLLAGVLAPDSGVVTLDGDPLAELGRRSVARRLATVEQQTDTQTDLTVADVVRLGRIPHRRAWTPPTAADETAVRTALERTGLTDRARQPWRTLSGGERQRVQIARALAQEPRELLLDEPTNHLDIQHQLDLLALVADLRLTAVVALHDLNLAAMYCDRLVVLARGRVVASGPPGEVLTEELVAEVYGVRSAVTRPGPDGRPHIRFLGTVGACPSPSP from the coding sequence ATGACCGAGACCGCCTCCGCCGACGCCGGGCCCCGTGCCGAGCGCGGCGCCGGACTCCGTGCCGAGCGGGTCTCGCGCACGGCCGGCGGCACCCTCGTCCTCGACGGGGTCAGCATCGCCCTCGCCCCCGGCACCGTCACCGGGCTGCTCGGACCCAACGGCTCGGGCAAGTCCACCCTCCTGCGCCTCCTCGCCGGCGTCCTCGCCCCCGACTCCGGCGTCGTCACCCTCGACGGCGACCCGCTCGCCGAGCTGGGCCGCCGCTCCGTCGCCCGGCGCCTCGCCACGGTCGAGCAGCAGACCGACACGCAGACCGACCTGACCGTCGCCGACGTCGTACGCCTCGGCCGCATCCCGCACCGCAGGGCCTGGACGCCGCCCACGGCGGCGGACGAGACCGCCGTCCGCACCGCCCTCGAACGGACCGGGCTCACCGACCGCGCCCGACAGCCCTGGCGCACCCTCTCCGGCGGCGAACGCCAGCGCGTCCAGATCGCCCGCGCCCTCGCCCAGGAACCGCGCGAACTCCTCCTCGACGAACCCACCAACCACCTCGACATCCAGCACCAGCTCGACCTCCTCGCCCTCGTCGCCGACCTCCGCCTCACCGCCGTCGTCGCCCTGCACGACCTCAACCTCGCGGCGATGTACTGCGACCGGCTCGTGGTCCTCGCCCGGGGCCGGGTGGTGGCGAGCGGCCCACCGGGCGAGGTCCTCACCGAGGAGCTCGTCGCCGAGGTCTACGGGGTCCGCAGCGCCGTGACCCGGCCGGGGCCCGACGGGCGCCCGCACATCCGCTTCCTCGGTACGGTGGGCGCATGCCCGAGCCCGAGCCCGTAG
- a CDS encoding ArsR/SmtB family transcription factor has product MPEPEPVDPAAASRPHERTPGARELAAAAEVFGLLSDPTRLQLVWLLTRGEADVTALTEACGAARPAVSQHLAKLRLGGLVTTRKEGRRVVYAMPDGHLKRLVVEAISRADHQVTGEPWHD; this is encoded by the coding sequence ATGCCCGAGCCCGAGCCCGTAGACCCCGCAGCCGCCTCCCGTCCGCACGAGCGGACCCCGGGCGCGCGCGAACTCGCGGCGGCGGCCGAGGTGTTCGGGCTGCTCTCCGACCCCACCCGGCTCCAGCTGGTGTGGCTGCTCACCCGGGGCGAGGCCGACGTCACCGCCCTGACCGAGGCGTGCGGGGCCGCGCGTCCCGCCGTCAGCCAGCACCTCGCCAAACTGCGCCTCGGCGGGCTCGTCACGACCCGCAAGGAGGGCCGCAGGGTCGTGTACGCGATGCCGGACGGACACCTGAAGCGCCTCGTCGTCGAGGCGATCAGCCGCGCGGACCACCAGGTGACCGGGGAGCCCTGGCACGACTGA
- a CDS encoding MFS transporter, whose product MLSVLRNRTYRRLFGAQVVALAGTGLATVALSLLAYDLAGADATAVLGTALALKMAAYVVIAPLAGALADRVPRRALLVSMDLARATVVLALPFVTRVWQVYVLILLLQAASAAFTPAFQATIPQVLPEERAYTEALSLSRLAYDLESLVSPVLAAALLAVVPYDWLFAGTTTGFLASALLVRTTTLPTPPEHGCPGAAGAAGADRDAGAASATGAGRGSGAASATGVGRGSGAVPAAGADRGSGAVPAAGAGRGSRAASAAGRLYAKVAFGVRLVLATPRLRALLALDLAVAAAGAVVLVDTVLLVRDTLGRPAGDVPFALGAYGAGSMAVALLLPRVLGRADDRVVMVRAAFVLPGALALLAVGLATGARSWPALLAVWLVVGAAGSAVLTPGGRVVRRSADGGDLPAAFAARFSLSHACWLLAYPLAGGLAAWAGPAVSAAVLAALALVGAVGAAHLWPREDPAELEHVHPELPAGHPHLAGAGGRHAHAYHIDALHRRWPQAPDRASDQRGSRISRPSRTTSRP is encoded by the coding sequence ATGCTGTCCGTCCTGCGCAACCGCACCTACCGCCGCCTCTTCGGCGCGCAGGTCGTCGCCCTCGCGGGCACCGGCCTCGCGACCGTGGCCCTGAGCCTCCTCGCGTACGACCTGGCCGGGGCGGACGCGACGGCCGTGCTCGGCACCGCGCTCGCCCTCAAGATGGCCGCGTACGTGGTGATCGCCCCGCTCGCCGGCGCGCTCGCCGACCGCGTGCCCCGGCGCGCGCTGCTCGTCTCGATGGACCTGGCGCGGGCGACGGTCGTGCTCGCGCTGCCGTTCGTCACGCGGGTGTGGCAGGTGTACGTCCTGATCCTCCTGCTCCAGGCCGCCTCGGCCGCCTTCACCCCGGCGTTCCAGGCGACCATCCCGCAGGTGCTGCCGGAGGAACGCGCCTACACCGAGGCCCTCTCGCTCTCCCGGCTCGCGTACGACCTGGAGAGCCTGGTCAGCCCGGTACTCGCCGCCGCGCTGCTGGCCGTCGTCCCCTACGACTGGCTGTTCGCCGGCACGACCACGGGATTCCTCGCCTCGGCCCTCCTCGTACGGACGACCACCCTGCCGACGCCGCCGGAGCACGGGTGTCCCGGCGCCGCCGGGGCTGCCGGTGCGGACCGGGACGCGGGTGCCGCCTCGGCCACCGGCGCGGGCCGGGGCTCGGGTGCCGCCTCGGCCACAGGCGTAGGCCGGGGTTCGGGTGCCGTCCCGGCTGCCGGTGCGGACCGGGGCTCGGGTGCCGTCCCGGCTGCCGGCGCGGGCCGAGGGTCCCGTGCCGCCTCGGCCGCCGGCCGGCTGTACGCCAAGGTGGCCTTCGGTGTGCGGCTCGTCCTCGCCACCCCGCGCCTGCGCGCGCTCCTCGCCCTCGACCTCGCCGTCGCGGCGGCCGGGGCCGTGGTCCTGGTCGACACCGTGCTCCTGGTCCGCGACACCCTCGGCCGTCCCGCCGGGGACGTGCCGTTCGCGCTCGGCGCGTACGGCGCCGGGTCCATGGCCGTGGCGCTGCTGCTGCCCCGCGTCCTCGGCCGGGCGGACGACCGCGTGGTCATGGTGCGGGCGGCCTTCGTGCTGCCCGGGGCCCTCGCGCTGCTCGCCGTGGGTCTCGCCACCGGTGCCCGGTCCTGGCCCGCGCTGCTCGCGGTCTGGCTGGTCGTCGGGGCCGCGGGCTCCGCGGTGCTCACCCCCGGCGGCAGGGTGGTGCGCCGCTCGGCCGACGGCGGCGACCTGCCGGCCGCCTTCGCGGCCCGGTTCTCCCTCTCGCACGCCTGCTGGCTGCTCGCCTACCCGCTCGCCGGCGGACTCGCCGCCTGGGCGGGGCCCGCCGTCTCGGCGGCCGTGCTCGCCGCGCTCGCCCTGGTCGGGGCCGTGGGCGCGGCACACCTCTGGCCCCGCGAGGACCCGGCCGAGCTGGAGCACGTCCACCCCGAACTCCCGGCCGGCCACCCGCACCTGGCCGGGGCCGGCGGGCGCCACGCGCACGCGTACCACATCGACGCGCTGCACCGGCGGTGGCCGCAGGCGCCGGACCGCGCGTCGGATCAGCGCGGGAGCCGCATCTCCAGGCCGTCCAGGACCACGTCCAGGCCGTAG
- a CDS encoding TetR/AcrR family transcriptional regulator C-terminal domain-containing protein: protein MAAKANPVPSVWAREQSAPDQPALSRAAIVREAVVMLDADGIEALSMRKLGARLNAGATSLYRHVATKDELMELAVDEVAAEITVPPAGSPWRAAATEAAESFRATALRHPWLSSTLGQAGLAYLGPNLMSYSERLAALFTAAGFPEPSRAIDTLLSYVIGMSTTEAAWLTTVARSGETEAEFIARLMPAAQQAAADHDHLAAAYDEAAARAVVDPVAIRDAKFAYGLDVVLDGLEMRLPR from the coding sequence ATGGCCGCCAAGGCGAACCCCGTCCCGTCCGTGTGGGCCCGCGAGCAGTCCGCCCCCGACCAGCCCGCGCTCAGCCGGGCCGCGATCGTCCGCGAGGCGGTCGTCATGCTCGACGCCGACGGCATCGAGGCGCTCAGCATGCGCAAGCTCGGCGCCCGCCTGAACGCCGGCGCGACCTCCCTCTACCGCCACGTCGCCACCAAGGACGAGCTGATGGAGCTCGCCGTGGACGAGGTCGCCGCCGAGATCACCGTCCCGCCCGCGGGCAGCCCCTGGCGGGCCGCCGCCACCGAGGCCGCCGAGTCCTTCCGCGCGACGGCCCTGCGCCACCCCTGGCTGTCGTCGACCCTCGGACAGGCGGGCCTCGCCTATCTGGGCCCCAACCTGATGTCGTACTCGGAGCGGCTCGCCGCCCTGTTCACGGCCGCCGGGTTCCCCGAGCCGAGCCGTGCGATCGACACCCTCCTGTCGTACGTCATCGGCATGAGCACCACGGAGGCAGCCTGGCTCACCACGGTCGCCCGCTCCGGGGAGACCGAGGCGGAGTTCATCGCCCGCCTCATGCCCGCCGCGCAGCAGGCGGCGGCCGACCACGACCACCTCGCCGCCGCCTACGACGAGGCCGCCGCCCGCGCGGTGGTCGATCCGGTCGCCATCCGGGACGCCAAGTTCGCCTACGGCCTGGACGTGGTCCTGGACGGCCTGGAGATGCGGCTCCCGCGCTGA
- a CDS encoding MFS transporter, whose amino-acid sequence METRNPRRWWILVVLCLSTLVLVIDSMALTVAVPSMTEDIGASAQDIQWILDSYILVFAGLLLTSGSLGDRFGRRKVMVVGLLLFGAASLAATVCTSPGEVIAARITMGVGGALIMPSTLSILITVFDEDERPRAMAAWGSVSMLGLVGSPVLGGVLIDHFSWHSIFFVNVPVVALAVLAALTLMPESKGPWQKPDPLGAILSAVGMTALIWWIIEIPQHGAFEGRSLVTLAVAVVTLGGFVIWENVTPEPMVPLVLFKHRNFSGGSLSLTLVQIGNGGLLLVLTQYLQFVLGYSPVKAGLAFVPLAVAALIGNGAGAGLAAKIGNRLLILAGMLVMAASFALLTTVDAHSGFTVPAIALGLLGLGAGLAMPAAVGALMGTIPEEKAGVGSALNDTIQQAGTALGIAILGSLLTSTFSSEMPADAPEQAKQSIGGALAAAQGDAGLIAAAREAFTSSMTTTFTISAVGVLAAAVLATLVMRDTKSAAAPAPEEPKQEELAA is encoded by the coding sequence ATGGAAACCCGCAACCCACGCCGCTGGTGGATCCTGGTCGTGCTGTGCCTCAGCACCCTGGTCCTGGTCATCGACAGCATGGCGCTCACCGTCGCCGTACCGTCCATGACCGAGGACATCGGCGCGAGCGCCCAGGACATCCAGTGGATCCTGGACTCCTACATCCTGGTCTTCGCGGGACTCCTGCTCACCTCGGGGAGCCTCGGCGACCGCTTCGGCCGCCGGAAGGTCATGGTCGTCGGCCTGCTGCTCTTCGGCGCGGCCTCACTCGCCGCCACCGTGTGCACCAGCCCCGGCGAGGTCATCGCCGCCCGCATCACCATGGGCGTCGGCGGCGCGCTGATCATGCCCTCGACGCTCTCCATCCTCATCACCGTCTTCGACGAGGACGAGCGGCCCCGCGCCATGGCCGCCTGGGGCTCCGTGTCCATGCTCGGCCTCGTCGGCAGCCCCGTCCTCGGCGGCGTCCTGATCGACCACTTCTCCTGGCACTCGATCTTCTTCGTCAACGTCCCGGTCGTCGCCCTCGCCGTCCTCGCCGCCCTCACCCTGATGCCCGAGTCCAAGGGCCCCTGGCAGAAGCCCGACCCGCTCGGCGCGATCCTCTCCGCCGTCGGCATGACCGCCCTGATCTGGTGGATCATCGAGATCCCGCAGCACGGCGCCTTCGAGGGCCGCTCGCTCGTCACCCTCGCGGTCGCCGTCGTCACCCTCGGCGGGTTCGTGATCTGGGAGAACGTCACCCCCGAGCCGATGGTGCCGCTGGTCCTCTTCAAGCACCGCAACTTCAGCGGCGGTTCGCTCTCGCTGACCCTCGTGCAGATCGGCAACGGCGGACTGCTCCTCGTCCTCACCCAGTACCTGCAGTTCGTCCTCGGCTACTCGCCCGTCAAGGCCGGCCTCGCCTTCGTCCCGCTCGCCGTCGCCGCCCTCATCGGCAACGGCGCCGGCGCCGGACTCGCCGCGAAGATCGGCAACCGGCTACTGATCCTCGCCGGCATGCTCGTCATGGCCGCCTCCTTCGCCCTGCTCACCACCGTCGACGCCCACTCCGGCTTCACCGTCCCGGCCATCGCCCTCGGCCTCCTCGGCCTCGGCGCCGGCCTCGCGATGCCGGCCGCCGTCGGCGCGCTGATGGGCACCATCCCCGAGGAGAAGGCCGGCGTCGGCTCCGCCCTCAACGACACCATCCAGCAGGCCGGCACCGCGCTCGGCATCGCCATCCTCGGCTCGCTCCTCACCAGCACCTTCTCCTCCGAGATGCCGGCCGACGCCCCCGAACAGGCCAAGCAGTCCATCGGCGGCGCGCTGGCCGCCGCCCAGGGCGACGCCGGACTGATCGCCGCCGCCCGCGAGGCCTTCACCTCCTCGATGACCACCACCTTCACCATCAGCGCCGTCGGCGTCCTCGCGGCGGCCGTCCTGGCCACCCTGGTGATGAGGGACACCAAGTCGGCCGCTGCCCCCGCCCCCGAAGAGCCGAAGCAGGAGGAACTCGCCGCCTGA
- a CDS encoding serine hydrolase domain-containing protein — MTPTPTRTRSRSRSRRALLCAALLTLTVQTAAAPALASRPEGPGGHGGRDCVRTERPLDGDARRILDITRKAKSDLKLKSVELRVTVDGREVLTDALGESMTGVPAEPDMHFRAGSVAFAHIGTALLQLVEEGRVGLDDTVEQWLPDVPKADRITLRMLASNTTGLHDYVTDPAFLAELGPHPFRQWSPAQLLAYPYHHSFWYEPGTSWSYSHANYLLLVAALEKITGTRIDRLVRERVTGPLGLRNTQNNFTPDIPSPVLHAFTSDRGFYEESTFWNPSWTTAPGAVITTHICDLATSARAIGSGELLSYRSYRTLLNPGTVGLGGGTARCPASICLKQTEAKHFGLGVIVVNGWVLQNPSFSGYAAIQAYLPSKGLAIAVSATKTPTTPAGNMAEVVAQRIAAALAPNDPLAIT; from the coding sequence ATGACCCCCACCCCCACGCGGACCCGCTCCCGGTCCCGGTCCCGCAGAGCCCTCCTCTGCGCCGCCCTCCTCACCCTCACCGTCCAGACGGCCGCCGCCCCGGCACTCGCCTCGCGCCCCGAAGGCCCCGGCGGACACGGCGGGCGCGACTGCGTCCGGACCGAGCGGCCCCTCGACGGCGACGCCCGTCGGATCCTGGACATCACCCGCAAGGCCAAGAGCGACCTCAAGCTCAAGTCCGTCGAACTGCGGGTCACCGTCGACGGCCGCGAGGTCCTCACCGACGCCCTCGGCGAGTCCATGACCGGCGTCCCCGCCGAGCCGGACATGCACTTCCGGGCCGGCTCCGTGGCCTTCGCCCACATCGGCACGGCCCTCCTCCAGCTCGTCGAGGAGGGCAGGGTCGGCCTCGACGACACCGTGGAGCAGTGGCTGCCCGACGTGCCCAAGGCGGACCGGATCACCCTGCGGATGCTGGCGAGCAACACCACAGGCCTCCACGACTACGTCACCGACCCGGCGTTCCTCGCCGAGCTGGGGCCGCACCCGTTCCGCCAGTGGAGCCCGGCGCAGCTCCTCGCCTACCCCTACCACCACTCCTTCTGGTACGAGCCAGGCACCAGCTGGAGCTACTCCCACGCCAACTACCTCCTCCTCGTCGCCGCGTTGGAGAAGATCACCGGCACCCGCATCGACAGGCTGGTGAGGGAGCGGGTCACGGGCCCCCTCGGACTGCGGAACACGCAGAACAACTTCACCCCCGACATCCCGAGCCCGGTCCTGCACGCCTTCACCTCGGACCGCGGCTTCTACGAGGAGTCCACCTTCTGGAACCCCTCGTGGACCACCGCGCCCGGCGCGGTCATCACCACCCACATCTGCGACCTGGCGACGTCGGCGCGGGCGATCGGCAGCGGCGAACTCCTCTCGTACCGCTCGTACCGCACGCTGCTGAACCCGGGCACGGTCGGCCTCGGCGGCGGGACCGCCAGGTGCCCCGCCTCGATCTGCCTGAAGCAGACCGAGGCCAAGCACTTCGGCCTCGGCGTCATCGTCGTCAACGGGTGGGTGCTGCAGAACCCGTCGTTCTCCGGGTACGCGGCGATCCAGGCGTACCTGCCGTCGAAGGGGCTCGCCATCGCGGTCTCCGCGACGAAGACCCCGACCACCCCCGCCGGCAACATGGCCGAGGTGGTGGCCCAGCGCATCGCGGCCGCACTCGCCCCGAACGACCCGCTGGCGATCACCTGA
- a CDS encoding VOC family protein, with product MRIHVTSVFVDDQDKALSFYTEKLGFVKKTEVPLGDYRWLTVVSPEAPDGVELLLEPDAHPAAKQYARALVADGIPATSFAVDDVRAEYERLRALGVVFTQEPTEAGPVAIAVLDDTCGNLIQIVQLP from the coding sequence ATGCGGATCCACGTGACCAGTGTCTTCGTCGACGACCAGGACAAGGCGCTGAGCTTCTACACCGAGAAGCTGGGCTTCGTGAAGAAGACGGAGGTCCCCCTCGGCGACTACCGCTGGCTGACCGTCGTCTCGCCGGAGGCCCCCGACGGCGTCGAGCTGCTCCTGGAGCCCGATGCGCACCCCGCCGCCAAGCAGTACGCGCGCGCCCTCGTCGCGGACGGCATCCCGGCCACCTCCTTCGCCGTGGACGACGTCCGCGCGGAGTACGAGCGGCTGCGTGCCCTCGGGGTCGTCTTCACCCAGGAGCCGACGGAGGCGGGTCCGGTCGCCATCGCGGTGCTCGACGACACCTGCGGCAACCTCATCCAGATCGTCCAGCTGCCCTGA
- a CDS encoding agmatine deiminase family protein, giving the protein MSHRSPSRRTALRAFAGIGGALALGAAACGPEEAAQGGTASGTSRTSAATGANGERRFGAEWESHTRTFMSWPALASVWDADLPYVRKDIARIARAVAEYEAVVMMARPDQQAAAQRACGSQVEVIPMAVDDLWARDIVPVFVEDDGEVTGIDFNFNGWGNKQTHANDAQVGRKLLAKYGIPRERAPLTAEGGSFETDGEGTLLVTESSIVNDNRNRGKSRDQIEDELIDTLGVEKVVWLAGVRGEDITDAHVDSLVRFTAPGVVLLDQAFPGTPPDSWSRSSDQARSVLSKATDARGRRFEIIDLPQPDLDRITGEGDDFVSTYANFYVANDSVFMPKFGDRKADDRARGILQDHFPKREIVQIPIDTIASGGGGIHCSTHDQPGKPAA; this is encoded by the coding sequence GTGTCCCACCGTTCCCCCTCCCGCCGCACGGCCCTGCGGGCCTTCGCCGGAATCGGCGGCGCCCTCGCCCTCGGCGCCGCCGCCTGCGGTCCCGAGGAAGCCGCGCAGGGCGGCACCGCCTCCGGTACGAGCCGCACCTCGGCCGCCACCGGCGCGAACGGCGAGCGCCGCTTCGGCGCCGAATGGGAGAGCCACACCCGTACGTTCATGTCCTGGCCCGCCCTCGCCTCCGTCTGGGACGCCGACCTCCCCTACGTACGGAAGGACATCGCCCGCATCGCCCGCGCCGTCGCGGAGTACGAGGCGGTCGTGATGATGGCCCGCCCCGACCAGCAGGCGGCGGCCCAGCGGGCGTGCGGCTCGCAGGTCGAGGTCATCCCGATGGCCGTCGACGACCTGTGGGCCCGCGACATCGTCCCCGTCTTCGTGGAGGACGACGGCGAGGTCACCGGGATCGACTTCAACTTCAACGGCTGGGGCAACAAGCAGACCCACGCCAACGACGCCCAGGTGGGCCGCAAGCTGCTCGCCAAGTACGGCATCCCGCGCGAGCGGGCGCCGCTCACCGCCGAGGGCGGCTCCTTCGAGACCGACGGCGAGGGCACCCTCCTCGTCACCGAGAGCTCGATCGTCAACGACAACCGCAACCGCGGGAAGAGCCGGGACCAGATCGAGGACGAGCTGATCGACACGCTCGGCGTGGAGAAGGTCGTCTGGCTGGCCGGTGTCCGCGGCGAGGACATCACCGACGCGCACGTGGACAGCCTCGTACGGTTCACCGCGCCCGGTGTGGTCCTGCTCGACCAGGCGTTCCCCGGCACTCCCCCGGACTCCTGGTCCCGCTCCTCCGACCAGGCCCGCTCGGTGCTGAGCAAGGCCACCGACGCCCGCGGCCGGCGCTTCGAGATCATCGACCTGCCGCAGCCCGACCTCGACAGGATCACCGGCGAGGGCGACGACTTCGTGTCGACGTACGCCAACTTCTACGTCGCCAACGACTCCGTCTTCATGCCGAAGTTCGGCGACCGGAAGGCCGACGACCGCGCCCGCGGCATCCTCCAGGACCACTTCCCCAAGCGCGAGATCGTGCAGATCCCGATCGACACCATCGCGTCCGGCGGCGGAGGCATCCACTGCTCGACCCACGACCAGCCCGGCAAGCCGGCCGCCTGA